CGCGAGGGGTCGGTGATGGCCACTTCCATGCTGCCGGCCACGCCGGCGGTCGGCTGCAGCAGGAAGCGGTCGTTGGCCGCCGGCGTACCGCCCACGACCAGCTTCACACCGTTGATCACCAGCGGATCAGCGGCGGTGCCGGTGCCGGTCAGCGGGATGCTGGCGCCGGTGTCGGCGCGGCTGGCCTTCCAGTTGGTGCCATCGAACTGCAGCACCACGTTCTGCGCATCCAGCTTGCCGAGGTCGCCGTAGGTGGCGCTGAGGCTGGCGGTGCCGGTATTGCTGTTGTTGCCGGTGACGCGTGGGTTGCCGATGTTGAAGTAGTCCCCGCCCATCTGGCCATACATGTCCACGCCCTGGTGGTGGACCTGGTTGAAGCTCTCGGCCAGGCCCACCGCCAGCTTGCCCAGTTCGGCCTGGGCAGGGGTCAGCACGGTGTCGCGGAACTCCAGCAGGCCACCGATCTGGCCGCCGACCGCCTTCGGGTCGAGGCGGATGGTGTTGCCCTGGGTCTCCAGCGCCAACTGCAGGCGCTCAGGCTGGTACGGGTCGGCCACGGTGGTGACCTTGGTCGCCGTGGTGCCCACCACAAGAGCGTTGCCGCCGGCGGTGTAGACATTCATGATGCCGCCGTCCTGGATCACCGCCGTGCCACCGGTGTAGCCGATCAGCTGGGTGATCAGCTGGTCGCGGCGGTCGAGCAGGTCGGGTGCGGCAGAGGCGATGTTGGTGCCGATGGCGCCGTTGATCTGCGCGATTTCCTGCGCAAGGCGGTTGACCTCGGTGGCACCGGCCATCAGGCCGTTGTTGACCTCGCTGTTGAGATTGTTCAGGTGCGTATTGAGCTGAACGAAGCGGTTGGCCAGGGCCTTGCCGCCGTCGAGCATGTTCTGGCGGTCGGCGGTGCCGGCCGCGTTGGACGACAGGCCGCTGACGGAGTCGAAGAACTTCGACCAGACGCCGGCCACATTGGTGGCCGGGTCGGAAACCAGCGCGTTGACGCGGTCGGCCATGCTCGAAAGCTGCTTCAGGCGCGCCAGTTCACCGCTGCTGTCGAGCAGGCGCGAGATCGCCAGCTGGTCGGCCGTGCGGCGGATGTCAGTGATGCGGGTGCCGTTGCCGACGGTGCCATAGCCGTAGTTCTGTGGATCGGCGGTGGCGAAGTTGACCTTCTGCCGGCTGTAGCCGGGCGTATTGAGGTTGGCCACGTTGTGGCTGGTGGTCGCCAACGCACGCTGGAAGGCGAGCAGGGCACCGGTACCGGTGGAAAGTACGCTGGACATGGTGTTCCTCAACGACGAGTGATACCCAGCGCCGCGGTTGCGGTGCTGGCGAAGGTCTGGCCAAGGCGCGAGCCGGCGTCGGCCACGGCGGCCACGGCGCGCTCGATGGTCGGGCCACCGGCGATCGCGGCGATCTTGGCGGCGTAGCGCGGGTCGGTCGCGTAGCCGGCGCGCTGCAGGCCACGAGCGAAGCCCTGCACGTCGGTGCCGGCCTGCAGGGCCTGCTGGTAGCGCGGGCTGGTCTTCAGCAGGCGCACGTAATCGGCGAAGCTCTCGGCCGGCGAACTGTAGGCGCGGAAGCTGGCGGTTTCGTTGCGGCGCACGCCATCCACGTATTCGTGGGTGCCGGCTTCAACGCGCTGGCCGCTCCAGCCGGTGGCCTTGATGCCGAAGAGGTTGTGCGAGGTGCTGCCGTCGGACTGGCGGATGTGGCGCTTGCCCCAACCGGTTTCCAGTGCCGCCTGGGCGACCAGCGCACGTGCATCCACGCCCAGTTCCTTGGCCGCGCTCTGTGCGTGCTGCCAGATGCTGGCGACGAAGCCCTCCGGCGTGTGCGCGCCCAGCTGGGCGACCGCGGTGCGGGTGGCCATCGCATCGGCCGGGCTCATGGCCGTGCCGCGATTGCTGGCCGTCGCCGACCACTGGTCGTTGTTGGCGGACCAGTCCTCGCCCTGCAGGCCGCCGATATACGGATCCTCGGTGCCCAGCGAACGGTGCAGGGTGCTGCTTTCGCGACCGGCGATCAGGTCCAGTGCCTGCTCCATGGGTGCCAGCGCAGCCTGTGCACCTTGCTGTGCACCGGCCGCCATCTGCTGCAGCATGCGCACGGCCTGGCTGCCATCTTCCAACGGCAGCGACGGTGCCGGCTTGTCCGGTGCGTTGAGCTGGTAGGCGCGGCTGGCCTTGGCCGGATCCACGCGGGTATCCAGCGCCGGGCCTTCGGCGGCCTGGCCGGACAGCTGGCGGCTGATCATGCCGGACAGGCCCAGCCCCTTGCCGCGGGTCATCGCCTCGGCGATCTTCTGGTCGTACATGTCGCGGAACATCTTGTTCTCGCCGGGAAACAGCGAGTCGCCGAAGCTGGCATCGCGCATGCTCTTGACCAGCATCTGTGCGAACTGGCCTTCCAGCTGGCGTGCAACCTTGTCGATCTTCGCCGGGTCGTTCTGCTGCGCCGGGTGCAGGTCGAATGCGGGATTGATGCGCATGTCAGATCACCTCGAGCTCGGCACTCAATGCGCCGGCCTGCTTCAGGGCTTCCAGGATCGCGATCAGGTCGCCCGGTGCCGCGCCCACGGCGTTCACCGCGTGCACGATCTCGTCCAGGGTGGTGCCGCCGCTGAACTTGAACATGCGGCTGCCGTCGTTGGTGGCGGTGATGGTCGACTGCGGGCTGGCCACGGTGCGGCCGCCGGACAGGGCATTGGGCTGGCTGACGTTGGTGTTCTCCTGGATCGTCACCGTCAGCGAACCATGCGCGATCGCGGCAGGGCCGACCCGCACCTGCTGGCCAATGACCACGGTGCCGGTGCGGGAGTTGACCACGACCTTCGCGGGGGCGCTGCCCGGGGTCAGCTCCAGGTTCTCGATGCGTGCGAGCAGGCCGATGCGTGCGCCCGGATCGGTCGGAGCGGTCACGGCCACGGTCACGCCATCGACCGCGCGCGCCGAGCCTTCGCCGAAGGCGTTGTTGAGTGCGGCAACCATGCGCGAAACGGTGGTGAAATCGTTGTTGTGCAGGTTCAGGGTGATGTCGCCGCCATTGGCCAGCGGATCGGGCAGGGCGCGTTCAACGGTTGCGCCATTCGGAATGCGGCCGACGCTGGGAACGTTCACCGAGACACGGGAACCATCCTTGCCCTGTGCACCAAAGCCGCCGACGATCAGGTTGCCCTGGGCGATGGCGTAGATCTGGCCATCGGCACCGCGAAGGGGTGCCATCAGCAGTGAACCGCCGCGCAGCGAGACGGCGTTGCCGATCGAGGACACGGTGATG
The sequence above is a segment of the Stenotrophomonas maltophilia genome. Coding sequences within it:
- the flgJ gene encoding flagellar assembly peptidoglycan hydrolase FlgJ, with translation MRINPAFDLHPAQQNDPAKIDKVARQLEGQFAQMLVKSMRDASFGDSLFPGENKMFRDMYDQKIAEAMTRGKGLGLSGMISRQLSGQAAEGPALDTRVDPAKASRAYQLNAPDKPAPSLPLEDGSQAVRMLQQMAAGAQQGAQAALAPMEQALDLIAGRESSTLHRSLGTEDPYIGGLQGEDWSANNDQWSATASNRGTAMSPADAMATRTAVAQLGAHTPEGFVASIWQHAQSAAKELGVDARALVAQAALETGWGKRHIRQSDGSTSHNLFGIKATGWSGQRVEAGTHEYVDGVRRNETASFRAYSSPAESFADYVRLLKTSPRYQQALQAGTDVQGFARGLQRAGYATDPRYAAKIAAIAGGPTIERAVAAVADAGSRLGQTFASTATAALGITRR
- a CDS encoding flagellar basal body P-ring protein FlgI, whose product is MAMKLFSSSSWQRRMASLYCGVFMVFAMVAPASAERIKDLAQVGGVRGNALVGYGLVVGLDGSGDRTSQAPFTVQSLKNLLGELGVNVPANVNPQLKNVAAVAIHAELPPFAKPGQPIDITVSSIGNAVSLRGGSLLMAPLRGADGQIYAIAQGNLIVGGFGAQGKDGSRVSVNVPSVGRIPNGATVERALPDPLANGGDITLNLHNNDFTTVSRMVAALNNAFGEGSARAVDGVTVAVTAPTDPGARIGLLARIENLELTPGSAPAKVVVNSRTGTVVIGQQVRVGPAAIAHGSLTVTIQENTNVSQPNALSGGRTVASPQSTITATNDGSRMFKFSGGTTLDEIVHAVNAVGAAPGDLIAILEALKQAGALSAELEVI
- the flgK gene encoding flagellar hook-associated protein FlgK is translated as MSSVLSTGTGALLAFQRALATTSHNVANLNTPGYSRQKVNFATADPQNYGYGTVGNGTRITDIRRTADQLAISRLLDSSGELARLKQLSSMADRVNALVSDPATNVAGVWSKFFDSVSGLSSNAAGTADRQNMLDGGKALANRFVQLNTHLNNLNSEVNNGLMAGATEVNRLAQEIAQINGAIGTNIASAAPDLLDRRDQLITQLIGYTGGTAVIQDGGIMNVYTAGGNALVVGTTATKVTTVADPYQPERLQLALETQGNTIRLDPKAVGGQIGGLLEFRDTVLTPAQAELGKLAVGLAESFNQVHHQGVDMYGQMGGDYFNIGNPRVTGNNSNTGTASLSATYGDLGKLDAQNVVLQFDGTNWKASRADTGASIPLTGTGTAADPLVINGVKLVVGGTPAANDRFLLQPTAGVAGSMEVAITDPSRIAAAAAVKGAAATANTGTGKLSGVTVTDSTNANLRNPAAIVFTSATTYTIDGGPPQTYTPGQTISANGWSFVLDGAPKVGDTFNITPTPAGSSDNSNASKLAKVESAKAFNAGTVTLNGALGGLTTQVGAAARSAEYSLDAQLVINDKAQEARDEVSGVNLDEEAADMLRLQQAYQAASQLISTADSMFQTILGAVRR